Proteins found in one Terriglobia bacterium genomic segment:
- the ileS gene encoding isoleucine--tRNA ligase produces the protein MKANLPQREPTMLKHWDDIDIYGKIRAAREGCPSYILHDGPPYANGAIHMGTAINKILKDIIVKSRTMMGFDAPYLPGWDCHGLPIEIKVDQTLGSKKAAMTKVEVRKECRRYAEKYIEVQRDGFKRLEVFGEWEHPYLTMSHSYEAEIARAFGGFVEKGMVYKGQKPVHWCMSCKTALAEAEVEYEDDISPSIYVAFPMESDLSDIDPRLAGGDWAIVIWTTTPWTLPANLAIAVHPDFEYSAVRVDGKGYIIATELLKPVAQACGWQQVQEVSRFRGKVLERRKARHPFLNRESLLVLADYVTLDAGTGCVHTAPGHGYEDYLTGVAYGMDIYCPVDDDGRFVPEVEKFGGMPVFEANPRIVEHLRNLGLLLHSEPFSHTYPHCWRCHNPVLFRATPQWFIALDHKGFRARVLEVIRTVRWIPAWGEERIGNMVKDRPDWCISRQRDWGVPIIAFYCEGCGEILLEKRTIDHVAGIFSREGADSWYIRKAEELLPEGTVCGKCGGRGFRKDMNIIDVWFESGGSHLAALGHREDLPWPSDLYIEGGDQYRGWFQSSLLVGVALKDASPYRASITHGWALDAEGRAMSKSKGIGMDPSELVKEQGAEVTRLMVSSVNHVEDLRIFDELFERLREAYRKIRNTARFMLGNLSNQHDPRHARFDPDRDAVAYEQMLEIDRWVLARTARLIKRCVKGYEDYQFHLVYSALYNFCTVDLSAFYLDILKDRLYTHATRSVSRRSAQTALWHVLDAFTRLIAPILPFTAEEIFSAMYEGRSWQDRPASVHLLLFPEYEANHDREDLVAAWDRLLEVRQAVSKALEEFRKTGAIGNSLEARVTIHAGGDTAALLRRQAEDLRYIFIVSQTEVVDEPGTELRVDVGRAQGEKCERCWNYSVEVGKDADLPTICERCVVHVREMYG, from the coding sequence ATGAAGGCAAACCTGCCGCAGCGGGAGCCGACGATGCTGAAGCACTGGGATGACATCGACATCTACGGGAAAATCCGTGCCGCGCGGGAAGGTTGTCCTTCCTATATCCTGCATGATGGACCGCCCTACGCGAACGGGGCCATCCACATGGGCACGGCGATCAACAAGATACTCAAGGACATCATTGTCAAATCGCGCACCATGATGGGCTTTGACGCTCCCTACCTGCCCGGTTGGGATTGTCATGGGCTGCCGATCGAAATCAAGGTCGATCAGACTCTCGGATCGAAGAAAGCGGCGATGACCAAGGTCGAGGTGCGCAAGGAATGCCGCAGGTATGCGGAAAAGTACATTGAGGTTCAGCGCGATGGATTCAAGCGGCTGGAGGTGTTTGGAGAGTGGGAGCATCCCTACCTGACCATGAGCCACTCCTATGAAGCTGAAATTGCGCGCGCTTTCGGAGGGTTTGTCGAAAAGGGGATGGTCTACAAGGGCCAAAAGCCGGTGCACTGGTGCATGAGCTGCAAGACCGCACTTGCAGAGGCGGAAGTGGAGTATGAGGACGACATCAGCCCCTCCATCTATGTGGCATTTCCGATGGAGTCGGATCTCTCTGACATCGATCCCAGGCTGGCAGGGGGTGATTGGGCCATCGTGATCTGGACCACGACGCCCTGGACACTGCCGGCGAACCTGGCGATAGCGGTTCATCCTGATTTTGAATACTCCGCGGTGCGCGTCGATGGAAAGGGATACATCATTGCGACGGAGTTATTGAAGCCCGTCGCGCAAGCCTGCGGCTGGCAGCAGGTGCAGGAAGTCTCCCGTTTCCGCGGCAAGGTGCTCGAGCGGCGTAAGGCGCGGCATCCGTTCCTGAACCGCGAATCACTTCTCGTGCTTGCCGACTATGTAACGTTGGATGCGGGGACCGGTTGTGTGCATACGGCGCCCGGCCACGGCTACGAGGACTATCTCACCGGTGTCGCGTACGGGATGGATATCTACTGTCCGGTCGACGACGATGGCCGTTTCGTGCCTGAGGTGGAGAAATTCGGCGGCATGCCTGTCTTCGAGGCCAATCCCAGGATCGTCGAGCATCTGCGCAATCTGGGCCTGCTGCTCCATTCCGAGCCATTCAGCCACACCTACCCGCACTGCTGGCGCTGCCACAATCCGGTACTGTTCCGAGCCACTCCGCAGTGGTTCATCGCGCTGGACCACAAGGGTTTCCGCGCGCGCGTGCTCGAAGTGATCCGGACGGTGCGCTGGATTCCGGCCTGGGGCGAGGAACGCATCGGCAACATGGTGAAGGATCGTCCCGATTGGTGCATCTCGCGCCAACGCGACTGGGGCGTGCCGATCATTGCGTTTTACTGCGAGGGCTGCGGCGAGATCCTACTCGAAAAAAGGACTATCGATCATGTCGCCGGCATATTCAGCCGCGAGGGCGCCGACAGCTGGTACATCCGCAAGGCGGAGGAGTTGCTGCCCGAGGGAACCGTTTGCGGAAAGTGCGGCGGCCGGGGTTTCCGCAAGGATATGAACATCATCGACGTCTGGTTCGAATCCGGGGGCAGCCATTTGGCGGCCCTGGGGCACCGGGAAGATCTCCCCTGGCCATCCGATCTTTACATTGAAGGGGGCGACCAGTACCGTGGCTGGTTTCAGAGCTCACTCCTGGTCGGCGTGGCATTGAAGGACGCGTCTCCCTATCGCGCATCCATTACCCACGGCTGGGCGCTCGATGCCGAGGGGCGGGCCATGTCCAAGTCCAAAGGCATCGGCATGGATCCCAGCGAACTGGTCAAGGAGCAAGGTGCCGAAGTGACGCGGCTCATGGTGAGTTCGGTGAACCATGTCGAGGATCTCCGTATCTTCGACGAGTTGTTCGAGCGGCTCAGGGAAGCCTATCGGAAGATCAGGAACACCGCCCGCTTCATGCTCGGGAATCTGAGCAACCAACACGATCCCCGGCACGCCCGTTTTGATCCGGATCGCGACGCGGTTGCCTATGAGCAGATGCTCGAGATTGATCGCTGGGTGTTGGCGCGTACGGCGCGGCTGATCAAGAGATGCGTCAAGGGTTATGAGGACTACCAGTTCCACCTCGTCTACAGCGCCCTGTACAATTTCTGTACCGTGGACCTGTCGGCCTTTTACCTCGATATCCTGAAGGACCGGCTTTATACGCACGCGACCCGATCGGTTTCGAGGCGCTCGGCCCAGACGGCGTTGTGGCATGTTCTGGATGCTTTCACGCGCCTGATCGCGCCGATACTGCCCTTCACCGCAGAGGAGATCTTCAGCGCGATGTATGAGGGGCGCAGCTGGCAGGACCGGCCCGCCTCGGTTCACCTGCTGCTGTTTCCGGAATATGAAGCCAATCATGACCGGGAGGATCTGGTGGCTGCGTGGGACCGGCTGCTCGAAGTGCGGCAGGCGGTGTCGAAAGCGCTGGAGGAATTCCGAAAGACCGGGGCGATCGGGAACTCGCTCGAAGCGCGCGTGACCATCCATGCCGGCGGGGACACTGCCGCATTGCTGCGCCGGCAAGCCGAGGATCTGCGCTACATCTTCATTGTTTCCCAGACGGAAGTGGTCGACGAGCCCGGGACTGAGTTGCGAGTCGATGTGGGACGCGCGCAAGGTGAGAAGTGCGAACGCTGCTGGAACTATTCCGTCGAGGTGGGCAAGGATGCCGACCTTCCCACGATCTGCGAGCGCTGCGTGGTGCATGTCAGAGAGATGTATGGCTGA
- a CDS encoding Hsp20/alpha crystallin family protein produces MVIRIAGASHSPQTEHEQNQAPTPFRLFEDMFNNWAMQSAFARRRENSKPPVDIWEKDNKIIIRTEIPGVSDEDIDLRLDGRTLTIKGERKPEPEGSGFSYHQVEGCYGTFSRSFDLPDSVDAEKISAAYNNGVLVITVPQKPENKPRTIKVNA; encoded by the coding sequence ATGGTGATCAGAATTGCGGGAGCCAGCCACAGCCCCCAGACCGAGCATGAGCAGAACCAGGCCCCCACCCCATTTCGCCTGTTTGAGGATATGTTCAACAACTGGGCAATGCAGAGTGCCTTCGCCCGCAGACGCGAAAACTCGAAACCCCCGGTCGATATTTGGGAAAAAGACAATAAGATAATTATACGCACTGAGATACCAGGCGTCAGCGACGAAGATATTGACCTCAGACTCGACGGCAGGACTCTGACCATCAAGGGTGAAAGAAAACCCGAACCTGAAGGTTCCGGCTTCAGTTACCATCAAGTCGAAGGCTGCTACGGCACCTTCAGCCGTTCTTTCGACCTGCCGGATTCGGTGGATGCCGAGAAGATTTCCGCAGCCTATAACAACGGGGTATTAGTAATCACGGTCCCACAGAAACCCGAAAACAAACCCCG